In Hyla sarda isolate aHylSar1 chromosome 9, aHylSar1.hap1, whole genome shotgun sequence, the following proteins share a genomic window:
- the C1GALT1C1 gene encoding C1GALT1-specific chaperone 1, which produces MISEGGSFMRGMLIGGAFCLVVTLLGHIKLNHEPTAPHEHHHIQAPNKEDVLKLSDAERMELSKSMRVYCIILVKPKDLSLWAAVRTTWSKHCDQADYYSSEQVKVFESISVDSSDMWIMMRKAIQMAYEKHQQEFNWFFIAQPSTFAIIENLKYFLLKKNPSEPFYIGHTVKDGDLDYADLAGGIVLSIGSVNRLISVMNEPDKCPETGGIIWKVPGDKQLAMCLKYKGVVAENAEDSEGKNVFNTKSVGTLIKEAMASDPQKVVEGCCSDMAITFSGLAPNHMQVMMYGVYRLRAFGHSFNDALVFLPPPNSDND; this is translated from the coding sequence ATGATTTCGGAAGGAGGCTCTTTTATGCGGGGCATGCTGATAGGAGGTGCGTTTTGTCTAGTGGTTACTCTTCTTGGACACATAAAGTTGAACCATGaacctacagccccccatgaacACCACCACATCCAGGCACCTAATAAGGAGGACGTGTTGAAGCTTTCAGATGCAGAACGAATGGAGTTGAGTAAGAGCATGCGGGTCTACTGTATTATACTTGTGAAACCCAAAGACCTGAGCCTGTGGGCCGCTGTCAGAACCACATGGAGCAAGCACTGTGACCAGGCGGACTACTACAGCTCTGAACAGGTCAAAGTCTTTGAATCCATTTCGGTTGACAGCAGTGACATGTGGATTATGATGAGGAAAGCTATCCAAATGGCATATGAGAAACATCAACAGGAGTTTAACTGGTTTTTTATCGCTCAACCCTCCACTTTCGCCATCATTGAAAATCTAAAGTATTTTCTTTTGAAGAAAAATCCGTCGGAACCTTTCTACATTGGGCATACTGTAAAAGATGGAGATTTAGATTATGCTGATTTAGCAGGTGGTATTGTGCTAAGTATCGGATCAGTAAACCGGCTTATCAGTGTCATGAATGAACCGGATAAGTGTCCAGAAACAGGTGGCATAATATGGAAAGTTCCTGGAGATAAGCAATTGGCCATGTGCCTGAAGTATAAAGGAGTGGTTGCAGAAAATGCTGAAGACTCTGAAGGGAAGAACGTCTTCAACACTAAATCTGTAGGAACCTTAATAAAGGAAGCCATGGCAAGTGATCCTCAAAAAGTTGTCGAGGGCTGTTGCTCAGACATGGCGATCACATTCAGTGGACTAGCTCCAAACCACATGCAAGTTATGATGTATGGTGTGTACAGGCTACGAGCCTTTGGGCACAGCTTCAACGATGCGCTGGTGTTCTTACCACCTCCTAACTCTGATAATGACTGA